A portion of the Bdellovibrio bacteriovorus genome contains these proteins:
- the gcvT gene encoding glycine cleavage system aminomethyltransferase GcvT → MKKTPLAETHEKSGGRMVDFAGWYMPVQYTGLREEHDNVRKNVGLFDVSHMGEVRVKGPKALETLEWLTTNDVSKLNDGEAQYSLLPNDQGGLVDDIIVYCLTKNSDYLVCVNASNKDKDFAWMTKHNKGADITDESDMWGQIAIQGPKALELCDRVFGFKVSEMKSFTVKTGQFQNYKIMVATTGYTGEKGCEVFVEAAGTPALWKALMEQGKDLGVAPIGLGARDTLRTEMKYSLYGHEIDDTTNPYSAGLGWVIKPAKKDFMGKSIIVGKKEAGLTQNLVGFKMLEKGIPRQGYALFSFDNKEIGKVTSGTHSPTLDEPIGIAFIDAAYAKEGTEFHLDVRGRRVKAVVCKTPFVTK, encoded by the coding sequence ATGAAAAAGACACCTTTAGCAGAAACTCATGAAAAGTCCGGCGGCCGCATGGTCGACTTTGCTGGTTGGTATATGCCTGTTCAATACACGGGCCTTCGCGAAGAACACGACAATGTTCGTAAGAATGTGGGTTTGTTTGACGTCTCTCACATGGGCGAAGTCCGCGTTAAAGGACCTAAAGCTCTTGAGACTTTAGAATGGTTAACCACCAATGACGTTTCTAAATTGAACGACGGCGAAGCTCAGTACTCTTTGCTTCCAAATGACCAAGGTGGCTTGGTTGATGACATCATCGTTTATTGCCTAACAAAAAATTCGGACTATTTGGTCTGCGTAAATGCTTCGAACAAAGACAAAGACTTTGCGTGGATGACCAAACATAACAAAGGTGCTGACATCACAGATGAAAGCGATATGTGGGGTCAGATTGCGATTCAGGGACCCAAAGCCCTAGAGCTTTGCGATCGCGTTTTTGGCTTTAAAGTCAGCGAAATGAAATCCTTCACCGTGAAAACGGGCCAATTCCAAAACTACAAAATCATGGTCGCAACCACAGGTTATACCGGCGAAAAAGGCTGTGAGGTTTTTGTGGAAGCTGCGGGAACCCCGGCTTTATGGAAGGCCCTTATGGAGCAAGGCAAGGACTTGGGAGTCGCCCCTATTGGTTTAGGCGCTCGCGATACATTGCGTACAGAAATGAAGTACTCGCTTTACGGCCATGAGATTGATGACACGACGAATCCATATTCTGCGGGTCTTGGCTGGGTGATTAAACCGGCTAAAAAAGACTTTATGGGGAAGTCCATTATCGTGGGCAAAAAAGAGGCAGGTTTAACCCAAAATCTTGTGGGATTTAAGATGCTTGAGAAGGGCATCCCTCGTCAGGGTTACGCCCTGTTTTCTTTTGACAACAAAGAAATCGGCAAGGTAACTAGTGGGACACACTCACCGACCCTGGATGAACCTATCGGAATTGCTTTCATTGATGCGGCTTACGCCAAAGAAGGAACGGAATTCCACCTAGATGTTCGCGGTCGCCGTGTTAAAGCGGTGGTTTGCAAAACCCCTTTTGTGACTAAATAA
- a CDS encoding SAM-dependent methyltransferase: MQLIYDQLIPGNPVWDFCCDHGYMGLNAYESGEFPSIHFVDQVRHIIEQLERRFEQEHYIKDHSAQAFFLPLAGEDLLTPVEGNVVIAGVGAFTIERILRSISSRGLLRAKKLILCPQGRAEKLLQSLPEIPDFDYEIGNEDCQIDERGRIRKLLIFNKK, from the coding sequence ATGCAGCTTATTTACGATCAACTGATTCCCGGAAACCCGGTGTGGGACTTCTGTTGCGACCATGGCTATATGGGCCTGAATGCCTATGAAAGCGGTGAATTTCCGTCTATTCACTTCGTAGATCAGGTTCGCCATATAATTGAGCAACTTGAGCGGCGTTTTGAACAAGAGCATTATATAAAAGATCATTCCGCCCAAGCTTTCTTTCTGCCTCTAGCGGGGGAGGATTTATTGACACCGGTTGAGGGCAACGTCGTGATTGCGGGGGTGGGCGCTTTTACCATCGAAAGGATTTTAAGATCGATTTCTTCCCGTGGGCTTCTGCGAGCAAAAAAATTGATTTTATGCCCCCAGGGTAGAGCTGAAAAATTACTTCAGAGTTTGCCTGAGATTCCTGACTTTGATTACGAAATCGGCAATGAAGATTGCCAAATTGATGAGCGAGGACGGATTCGTAAGCTATTGATTTTTAATAAGAAATAA
- a CDS encoding DUF4423 domain-containing protein, giving the protein MNKLLIIRSAINNCVLMQDVNKNSDFRQFLEDELARRSQNYPRYSLRAFARHLEVDSSFLSKILNGKRTVTMRTIRMFGERLNLSPEELSRFGEMSREKKMKRKLERLLEKMPTEEREQSTISINVDENRLPEAKERIKAFRREIAQLLDAGATPGKTYQISLSLFPISGFGLND; this is encoded by the coding sequence GTGAACAAGTTATTGATTATTCGGTCTGCTATCAATAATTGTGTCCTCATGCAGGATGTAAATAAAAACTCAGATTTTAGACAGTTTCTTGAAGATGAATTGGCTCGCCGTAGCCAAAACTATCCTCGTTACTCGCTGCGTGCTTTCGCACGTCATTTGGAAGTGGACTCGTCATTCTTGTCCAAAATTCTTAATGGCAAACGCACAGTAACAATGCGTACTATTCGCATGTTTGGGGAGCGTTTAAACCTTTCACCGGAAGAATTATCTCGTTTTGGCGAGATGAGCCGCGAAAAGAAGATGAAACGTAAATTGGAGCGCCTTCTAGAAAAGATGCCAACTGAAGAGCGCGAACAATCTACGATCTCTATCAACGTGGATGAAAACCGTCTTCCAGAAGCCAAAGAAAGAATCAAAGCTTTCCGCCGCGAGATTGCCCAGTTACTAGATGCAGGGGCAACTCCAGGGAAAACTTATCAGATCTCTTTGTCGTTGTTTCCAATCTCCGGATTCGGTCTTAACGATTAA
- a CDS encoding polysaccharide deacetylase family protein has protein sequence MKKQIILKSLIASLVLISNTTYAHEFDDIENQDAEIEMTEQIRSEQKEYFEELQENWMRGTWARPRAGGSCKYVSSIFSPPPAKTVVLTFDDGPSSSLTPLVLDILKKHGVKATFFMKGNAATSKMSIVKRVNAEGHIVANHSYSHPNFHTLSQGTQVSEFTTTDSILRSEMPSSTKLFRYPYGNSTCSTNALAQRQGYKIVGWHVDSCDWAFSKNGYVTSKQAALCAVKPANTANFAGHVLSEVRRLNGGIVLMHEVHQRTVYSLDEIIVRLKREGFTFTNLNDPKMARYLK, from the coding sequence ATGAAAAAACAAATCATTCTTAAAAGCCTTATTGCTTCCTTGGTTTTAATTTCGAACACAACCTATGCTCACGAATTCGATGACATCGAAAATCAAGATGCCGAAATCGAAATGACGGAACAAATCCGTTCTGAACAAAAAGAATATTTTGAAGAACTTCAAGAAAACTGGATGCGCGGCACATGGGCGCGTCCTCGCGCCGGAGGCAGCTGTAAATACGTTTCTAGTATTTTCTCTCCGCCCCCAGCAAAAACGGTGGTGCTGACTTTTGACGACGGTCCTTCTTCGTCACTGACTCCCCTAGTTTTAGATATTTTAAAAAAGCACGGGGTCAAAGCGACCTTCTTTATGAAGGGCAATGCCGCCACTTCAAAAATGAGCATCGTAAAAAGAGTGAACGCCGAAGGCCACATCGTGGCTAATCATTCTTACAGCCATCCGAATTTCCACACATTATCACAAGGGACTCAAGTCAGTGAATTCACAACAACAGATTCGATCTTGCGCTCAGAGATGCCATCTTCGACCAAACTGTTCCGTTATCCTTACGGAAACTCGACTTGCAGCACGAACGCCTTAGCACAAAGACAAGGGTATAAAATCGTAGGCTGGCATGTGGATTCTTGCGATTGGGCCTTTTCTAAGAACGGTTATGTTACATCAAAACAAGCCGCTCTTTGCGCGGTGAAACCCGCTAACACCGCGAACTTTGCCGGACACGTTCTGAGCGAAGTCCGACGCCTTAATGGTGGTATCGTACTCATGCACGAAGTGCATCAGCGCACAGTGTATTCTTTAGATGAAATCATCGTCAGATTGAAACGCGAAGGCTTCACCTTCACAAATCTGAACGACCCAAAAATGGCCCGCTACCTAAAATAG
- a CDS encoding cyclic nucleotide-binding domain-containing protein, translating into MGQEKKNTFLIVSGDKVRVQKCTDILNRNFPNCSIFHSAEWFETKYKLDNVHPKAILVDEYLPKGSGFDVVTKVLKERNNNDISIIIMSYVSDHDAFTKEVASGRVQFLNEPDRESALVECVSKIVSPHKVETQVQYQIKQLEPGAILFAEGEKTELTYIVKKGSLRAYCASPEGDKITLGEIVAGEFVGEMGHFNHEPRSATVEAITDVELIAIPNSAVDNVIFTRPSWAKALVKTLSTRLKKANKALAG; encoded by the coding sequence ATGGGACAGGAAAAAAAGAACACGTTCTTGATCGTCAGTGGCGATAAAGTGCGCGTGCAGAAGTGCACCGACATTTTAAATCGCAATTTCCCTAACTGTTCAATCTTTCACAGTGCCGAATGGTTCGAGACAAAATACAAGCTGGATAACGTCCATCCCAAAGCCATTTTGGTGGATGAGTATTTACCTAAAGGCTCGGGCTTTGACGTCGTCACCAAGGTTTTAAAAGAGCGTAACAACAATGACATTTCGATTATCATCATGTCTTACGTGAGTGACCATGATGCCTTTACCAAAGAAGTGGCCTCCGGCCGCGTGCAGTTCTTAAATGAACCCGACCGCGAGTCGGCCCTGGTAGAGTGTGTTTCGAAAATAGTTTCACCCCATAAGGTAGAAACTCAAGTTCAATATCAAATCAAACAGCTTGAACCCGGAGCCATTCTATTTGCGGAAGGTGAAAAAACCGAGCTGACCTATATCGTAAAAAAAGGCAGCCTGCGCGCCTATTGCGCCAGCCCCGAAGGGGACAAAATCACTTTAGGTGAGATCGTTGCCGGTGAGTTTGTCGGCGAAATGGGGCATTTTAATCACGAACCTCGTTCGGCCACCGTCGAAGCGATTACGGATGTCGAGCTGATTGCCATCCCTAATTCGGCGGTAGACAACGTCATCTTTACCCGGCCGTCATGGGCTAAGGCGCTGGTAAAAACCCTCTCAACCCGACTTAAAAAGGCCAATAAAGCATTAGCTGGCTAG